The Neorhodopirellula lusitana genome contains a region encoding:
- a CDS encoding FHA domain-containing protein: MQIKLRVQSGSHAGKEIEVSQDKFLIGRSDSCQLRPKSESVSRKHCILAIKDGRLLIQDLKSRNGTFVNEKRLPPDKAKVLKDSDVIRVGKLSFVLVIEHGLHAAKKPEVKSVADAAARTVDSNSGDSKFEEVDVSSWLDEADAIDRVRKMNDPETRQLSLKEQQAANADQESSDLSVSGAVVSTSDDSKSGSTDDSGSGDGDLSKTRSIPSKKKPGKLPEGLKKQMTDTSRDAADDALKRFFSGR, translated from the coding sequence ATGCAAATCAAACTCCGTGTCCAATCCGGTAGCCATGCTGGTAAGGAGATCGAGGTCAGTCAGGACAAATTCTTGATCGGACGCAGCGACTCATGTCAGCTGCGCCCGAAGAGTGAGTCTGTGAGCCGCAAGCATTGCATCCTGGCGATCAAAGACGGCCGCTTGCTAATTCAAGACCTGAAGAGCCGAAACGGAACGTTTGTCAATGAAAAGCGTCTTCCGCCGGATAAGGCGAAGGTTCTGAAAGACAGCGATGTGATCCGAGTTGGCAAGCTGAGCTTTGTCCTCGTGATCGAACATGGGCTGCACGCGGCCAAGAAGCCCGAGGTCAAAAGCGTTGCCGACGCGGCAGCCAGGACCGTGGACTCCAATTCCGGTGACAGCAAGTTTGAAGAGGTTGACGTTAGTTCGTGGTTGGATGAAGCGGATGCGATTGACCGCGTTCGCAAAATGAACGACCCCGAGACCCGCCAGCTTTCGTTGAAGGAACAGCAGGCTGCCAACGCTGACCAGGAAAGTAGCGACCTTTCGGTGAGCGGAGCGGTGGTTTCGACTAGCGATGATTCAAAGTCGGGCAGCACCGATGACAGCGGCAGCGGGGACGGAGATCTTTCCAAGACTCGCTCGATCCCCTCGAAGAAGAAGCCGGGGAAGCTGCCGGAAGGGCTGAAGAAGCAGATGACGGATACTTCGCGAGATGCTGCTGATGATGCGTTGAAGCGTTTTTTCAGCGGACGCTAG
- a CDS encoding RNA polymerase sigma factor, with protein sequence MNAATQSIATFSSLTELAGNVDCASVTDRSPVSDRISVSDRAPMIAEIFQRHRGMVYRVCLRLLRNHHDAEDVTQETFRRATLSLDHWKSDRPIEPWLVAIAGNRCRTLLSKQNRESSVDSLDDAGQLSLVDDEPGVAARFSMKEQVELALDTLPDHHRHAFELVHRHDLTYTEAAQELGRSEGTIKTWVHRARVSMQNLLERTNVVPEVANSRVPSTGDRLAGTAHEKSRWPSVVRGVAATSVASILGLACWLMSSPPPVSSIPSGAEASVHLQVQSLQAFSEQEWSVAQIEQLPIETWVGHTVCVVDQFQEGVAPLGRTFRNVALLFSCSVDGDEGTLPGTSPSDLSIPFDEVPSALPGALDALATTEVQSIS encoded by the coding sequence ATGAATGCTGCGACTCAATCCATTGCGACGTTCTCGTCCTTGACGGAGTTAGCTGGCAATGTGGATTGTGCTTCGGTTACCGATCGAAGCCCCGTGTCGGATCGAATTTCAGTTTCCGATCGAGCCCCCATGATCGCGGAGATTTTCCAGCGGCATCGAGGGATGGTTTATCGCGTCTGTTTGCGTTTGTTGCGGAATCATCATGATGCGGAAGATGTGACCCAGGAGACGTTTCGACGGGCGACGCTGTCGTTGGATCACTGGAAGTCGGACCGACCGATCGAGCCATGGCTGGTCGCAATCGCTGGCAATCGGTGCCGGACGCTGTTGTCGAAACAGAATCGAGAATCCAGTGTGGATTCTTTGGACGATGCGGGGCAATTATCTTTGGTCGATGACGAGCCGGGTGTCGCGGCCCGCTTCAGCATGAAGGAGCAAGTTGAGTTGGCCCTCGATACGCTTCCCGACCACCATCGGCATGCTTTTGAATTAGTGCACCGACACGATCTGACTTATACCGAGGCGGCACAGGAGCTCGGGCGATCCGAGGGTACCATCAAAACATGGGTGCATCGTGCTCGCGTGTCGATGCAGAATCTGCTGGAACGAACTAACGTTGTGCCTGAGGTGGCGAACTCTCGTGTGCCATCAACTGGTGATCGGTTGGCCGGGACTGCTCATGAGAAGTCTCGCTGGCCATCGGTCGTGCGCGGAGTGGCTGCCACTTCGGTCGCGTCGATTTTGGGGCTTGCTTGTTGGCTGATGTCGTCGCCTCCGCCTGTGTCTTCAATTCCTTCGGGGGCCGAAGCATCGGTTCATTTGCAGGTCCAATCGTTGCAAGCTTTTTCAGAGCAAGAGTGGAGTGTCGCCCAGATTGAGCAATTGCCGATCGAGACTTGGGTGGGGCACACGGTTTGTGTTGTGGACCAATTCCAGGAAGGTGTGGCGCCTTTGGGGCGAACGTTCCGCAATGTTGCTTTGCTGTTCTCATGTTCGGTCGACGGCGACGAAGGCACACTGCCGGGGACCAGCCCCAGTGACCTGTCGATTCCTTTTGATGAGGTTCCGTCGGCGTTGCCCGGGGCCCTCGACGCGTTGGCGACCACTGAAGTTCAATCTATTTCATAA